The genomic region AAATTAGATTTTGAAGAACTTCAGAGCAAAACTTTTTTTAACCATTTGCAACCTCCCTTAAGTTTAATTTTATCTCTATCATAAATTTTTTACACAAAATTTTGCTTAATCCCAGAATAATCTTATGAAAAGCTAACTCTGCAACTAATCTTTCTTGAAATGTTCTTAAGATTCTTTCAATTCGTCCTCAAGCCTTAAGGAGAGTTAGCATAAATAAAACCTATTCCAAGTTCACATATAGCTCTTTGAAAGTGAGTTGGTCCTTGTTGAGTATAAGGTTTTCCATCAAGCAACCCTTCGTGAAGGGAACCATCAAGGAAGATGATCTCTCCCTCCTTAGAGGAAGGTGGTCTTCTTTGTCTTCGCTTATATTTTCTGGTATTTGCAGGTAGCAGTCCTGCTTCCTTAGGTTCAGAGCTAATATATACTAAAAACAAAGGGGTGACATTTAGGTTTTGCAAAAAAGGAAGACCTCTTTGATTTGCAACAACAAGCAATTAGAGTCCTTGACTTTTTCTTTTCTTTGCTATATATTATTGTGTGATGTTAAACGATGATAAACTCTGGCAGGTTAAAAAAGAAGTTACTGAAAGGATGCTGATTCATATTAAGGGTCCCAAAGGAAGAAAAGATAGATATACAATGCTATCAGAAAAAGCTCTTTTGATTTTAAGGCACTATCTGGAGGAATATCAACCGAAAAAGTGGCTATTTCCAGGGCAGAATAAAAAAAGGTATATTACTGTTAGAACTGTGGAAAAGATATTTGCCAGTGCCTGCAGAAAAGCTCGTATTCAAAAACCTGTTAAAGTTCATACCCTAAGGCATAGTTTTGCAACGCACCTGTTGGAAAGCGGAACAGATTTGAGATATATTCAGGAAATCCTCAGACACAAGAGTAGCAAGACAACAGAGATATACATACATGTAAGCACTACAGATATTGCCGGAATTAGGAGCCCTTTGGATGGTTTAGATTTAAAGGGGGAAAGATGAAAAGAAAAGGAAATTTAATGGGAAAAAACTTTAGCCAAAGTATAGTATATGCGAACCTTGTTCGCATATCTCCCAAATATGGTAGTATATCCGAACCATATTCGGATACAACAAAGTTATCTGCCATTTGGAGGAGAAGGAGATGAATGATATAGAAGACATAAAAGCTCTTTTGAATCGGATAGCTAAAGCTCTTGAAACAATAGCTGACTATTTAAATGATAAACAAGTGGCAAGAAGCAAAGAAAATAAGGACGCTTTTGATAGCCTGTCCTCTGTTGAAACTGATAAAAACAAATTTGTGAACGACTTTTCTGAAATAGAAGAGTTTCTAAATTCTAAGAACATTAGAATAAAATCTATAAAAGAAGAGGAAGAGTCAGATGAAATTCTTGATAAAATAGCCTTATTTATGGGGGATAGGTATTCTCATATTAAAAACTTATACCAACACATAAAAAGGGATTTAAATAAAGGAAGAAGCTTTACATTAGATCTAAGAAATCATAAACAAGAAGAAATTGCAAGCATAACTCAGTTGTGCAGCAATCTCCATCAGATTGCTTTTTTGGAAGAGTACAAATATTATAAATCACCAAAATATACTCTTTATGCTAAAGTTAACAGAATCCCGAAAGCTATTAATTTTTTTACTGGTGGTTGGTTAGAACGCTATGTAAAATCAGCTGTAATTGAAGCCATAAAATCCATTTCACATCCAATACCAGTTAATTACTCATATTTGAAAAATCCACAAATTATACTACCAAATGGAGATAATTTTGAATTAGATATTATATTCAAGATCGAAGATGAATATTTTTGGTTTGAGGCTAAAACAGGAGATTATCAAAGGTATATTGATAAATACTCAAAAGTTGCTGAGATATTAAAATTAGATTATGAACACGCTTATATGATTCTAACCGATATAACAGAAGCAGGAGCAAAAGCTTTGTTTAGTTTGTTTAAAATGAGTGTGATTAGAATCGATGATTTTTATGAAACTTTTAAAGAAGCCATTCAACATTTGAAACCACAACCAGAAGAAGAACTTGGAAGTGATGAACAAAACAATGAGCTGTAAAACGGCAGATAACAGCAAACATACGACTACGCTTCGCTCAGCGCAAATTCGGTAAAGCCGAACTTCCTATGCCCTCAAAACGTTGTCCGATTCGGTGCTAATGCACTCGGGCAACAAGCGGGTATCTGGCTCCGCTACGCTCCGCCCAAATGCCTTCGCAAGTTTTATATCAATGCAATCTATTGGCAATCCGATGAGCGAAGGCACTTCAGATATCCGCCAGCCGTTAAGTGAAATGCCCGCCGTCGTTTTTAAAAGATTTAAAATTTGGATGAAATTAAGATATAGGGATGAGAAAAATGGATAATAAGACAAAAACAAAGTTAAAAGAAGAGTTCTTGAAACAACTTCAATCGTTTGCCAACGAGTTGGATAGTTATGTTTCTACGCAGGATGACCAATGGGTAATAAAGTGGTTCATTGATGTTTTCAAGAATATTTATACCATTACTAGCGATACGAAGATAGTTTCCAAGGTTATAGAAATTCATTTATTCTCCAGATTTCTAGAATTTGCTAATAAGCATGAATACAAAATGATTTTTTCAGATAAGCAAAATTGGTATCCTGATATAACATTTATCTCTAAAAAAGATGAGCAACTGAAATTTGCTGTGGATCTGAAGACAACATACATCACAAATTACAAAGAAGGGAAGCCTTATGAATGTAATGGTTTTACTCTTGGCTCTCAAGGGACATATTTCATTGATAGACAG from Thermodesulfovibrio sp. 3907-1M harbors:
- a CDS encoding tyrosine-type recombinase/integrase, producing MLNDDKLWQVKKEVTERMLIHIKGPKGRKDRYTMLSEKALLILRHYLEEYQPKKWLFPGQNKKRYITVRTVEKIFASACRKARIQKPVKVHTLRHSFATHLLESGTDLRYIQEILRHKSSKTTEIYIHVSTTDIAGIRSPLDGLDLKGER
- a CDS encoding type II restriction endonuclease, whose product is MDNKTKTKLKEEFLKQLQSFANELDSYVSTQDDQWVIKWFIDVFKNIYTITSDTKIVSKVIEIHLFSRFLEFANKHEYKMIFSDKQNWYPDITFISKKDEQLKFAVDLKTTYITNYKEGKPYECNGFTLGSQGTYFIDRQSTKNIRFPYNECLGHYVLGILYERNHATKMRLIIKIV